The Fimbriiglobus ruber genomic sequence ACATCGGGGCGGAGTTGCTCCGTCAGGCGCTCGCCGAGCGGCAAACACACCGGTTGTTGTTCGACGCCGTGGCTGCCGCCCTGAAGGCGAGCGACGACGTCAGCCGGACGCTCAGCTCTCCCCCGACCGGCGGGTCCGAAGCCCGGCCGTCGGACGCCGTGCTCGAACACCTGAAGAAAGGCATGGCCGCCGACAGCAACGCGGTCGCCGACGCGGACACCGCCATAAAATTAGTCGAAGCCGTTCGCGTCCTGGCCGTTCGGCACGGACCGGCCGCCGTGAAGCATTGCATCCGCGTGGTCGAGAGCCTGCGCGGGACACTCGACGAGATTACCGGAACGGAGTAACGGCGGGCGGTCGGGGGCGTCCGGCGCCGGCGCTCCGCCCACACGCCCACCCTATTTTGAGACGATGAACGACCCCGGACCTACCGTGTTCGAAGAGATATTCGCGATTCTCTCCCCGGACCGCATCCTCCGAGATCCCCGGGCGACGGGGGACGGGGTCTCCGTTGCCGTGATCGACTCGGGGGTGGAGCGGGCGGTCCTGGAAGAAAAGTTTCTCAAGCAAAAGGTGGAGATTCGGCCGATCGAGGGGGCGGTCTTCCGCCCGGAGGACACTACCCCCCGGCCCTACGACGGCCACCAGTCGTCCCCGCACGGAACGACGGTCGCGGACATCATCCTGACGATCGCGCCGCGGGCGAAGCTGTACTCGGCCGACGTGTTCGGGCCGCAGGGGACGTGCGAGGTCGAGACCGTCATCGCCGCCCTCCGCCACGCGATCGAGGTCTGGAAGGTCAAGGTCATCAACCTGTCGCTCGGCGTGCCGGAACACCGCCTCCAACAGCTCCCGCGGCGGCAGCAACTCTTGAAGGCCATTGAGGAGGCCTATTTCAAGGACGTCCTCGTGTTCGCGGCCGCGCACAACGAACACCCACTGACGCGGAGTTACCCCGCCGTCTTCGCCCCGCCACTCATCTCGGTAGACAAGGCTCTCTTCGACGACCCGTTGCAGTTCGCGTACAAACTCCGCGAGTCGATCGAATTCCAGGCCCACGCCCGCGGGTATCTCGGCCCGTTCGCGCGTGAACCGGCCACGAGCTGGGCGACCCCGCACCTGGCGGGCATCGCCGCCCGCATCCTGTCGCTGAAGCCGGACCTGAAGCCGTTCGAGATCAAAACCATCCTCTACTGGATGTTCCGGGCCGCGGGTGAAAACGGCGCGTAACCCACTCACTTCGACCGTGACCGAAATCCGGGATCGTGGCAGGGGCGTTCCTGGTAAACTATTTCCGCCCGGAGCCAGGCGGTGAACGCGGCGAGTCGACGACGGCTTGCCGCGTCTTCACACACTCTTCACCTCGCGACGGGCGCGGTTTCCTATCCCAATCAGCAATCGCTTCGCGCTCTCCCGCCAGACCGGAGTTGCTCGTGTCCGCTACCGCCGCGCCCGCGCCCGTCGACCCGCAGGTTGGCGCTTCGACTCCCGCTGTACCCGTACTCGACGAGGCTCGGGCTGCCGCACGTCTACGGAGGTGGCGGACGATCACCCTCGTGACACTTCTGACGGGGTATGCCGGGTATTACATCTGCCGGTCGAACTGGGCGGTGGCCAAGCCGCTCATGCTGGAGGCGTTCAAGGACCAGGGGATCACGAAGGCCGAACTCGGCGACGTGGAATCGGTCGCGCTACTGGCGTATGCGGGCGGGAAACTCCTGAGCGGCGTGGTGACCGACTTCCTCGGCGGGCGCGGCGTGTTCCTCTTCGGCATGATCGCGTCGGCCGTGTGTACCGTGATGTTCGGGTTCGCCGGTGGGCTGACCGCCCTCTTCGTCGTCGCCGCAGCCAACCGGTTCGTCCAGTCGATGGGGTGGGGCGGGCTCGTCCAGGTGACGGGGCGGTGGTTTCCGGCTGGTACGCACGGGACCGTTCTCGGCATCCTTTCGATGAGCTACTTGCTCGGCGACGCGATCGCCAAGGTCTATCTCGGGCTGTTCGCGCGGACGGACAACTGGCAGGACATCTTCTTCATCTCGGCCGCGACACTCGCGGTCGTAACCGTCGGGTGCTACATATTCCTGAAGAGTAGCCCTACCGCGATCGGTGCCGTCGAACCTCCGCCGAACCCGGCGAACGTGTTCGGCGATGCCGCCGACGGGCCGCCGCCGTCTGTCCGGGCACTGGTCGTACCACTCCTGACCAGTACGACCTTCTGGCTCGTCTGCTTCATGAATGGCGGTCTGACCCTCATTCGTGAAACCTTCCGAAGCTGGACCCCGACTTACCTCAAAGAAGTTCAGTCCCTGTCGCCGGAAGACGCGAGTCTGTACGCTTCTCTCCTATCATTTGCGGGAGCGGCGGCGGCGTTCGGGACCGGGTGTGTCACCGACCTCTTCCGCGGTCGGTTCGGCGTCGTGATGGCGCCGATGCTCGCGATCACGTCGCTGGGACTGGCGTGGCTGGCGATGCGGCCGGGCGGCGGCTCGCTCGGTGGGTTGATGGTCTTGCTGTGTACAATCTCGTTTTTTGTTCTCGGTCCGTACACTCTCTGTTCGGGCGTTTTGGCCCTCGGTTTGGGCGGCAAGCGGGGCGGCGCGACGGCGGCCGGCGTGATCGACACGGCCGGCTACCTGGCGGGGACTCTGGCCGGGTCCGGAATCGGCCGGCTCGCGGAGGCCCACGGGTGGTCGACCGCGTTCGCGGCATTGGCGGGCGTGGCGGCCGGGACGTTCGTGATTACGGTCGTTTACGCCCTCCACGAGCGCAGCCGACGCCCACTGGTCCGCGTTCCGGTGGAAACGACATGATCTCCGCGATGGTCTTCGACGGCCCCGACCGCCCACTCCGTTCGAGTACGTTCTCGCGCCCGGTACTGGGCTCCGGCGCCGCACTTGTGCGCAATCACCTCTGTACCCTTTGCGGCAGCGACCTTCACACGTTCTTCGGCCGCCGCCGCGAGCCCGTGCCGACAGTTCTCGGCCACGAGGCCGTCGGCGTCATCGAGGAACTCGGACCGGGCGGACTAGTCGACGTGGACGGCGCGAGGGTCGAGATCGGCGACCGGGTCGTGTGGGCTGTGGCCGGGTCGTGCGGGACGTGCTTCTTTTGCACCCACGACTTGCCCCAAAAATGCGAGTCGCTGTTCAAGTACGGGCATCAGGTCGTCACTCCGGACCGAGGGCCGCTCGGCGGCTTGGCCACTCACTGTCACCTGCTGCCCGGAACCGCGGTCGTCAAAGTCCCGGACGCAGTCCCGGACGAACTGGCCGCCCCAGCCGCCTGTGCGACGGCGACGGTGGCCGCGGCAATGCGGGCGGGTGGTGACGTGCGCGACGGGGTCGTCCTCGTCCTCGGTGCGGGTTTGCTCGGACTGACCACGTGCGCGATGGCGCGGGCGAACGGGGCAGGGGAGGTGGTCGCTGCCGACACCGATTCCCGCCGCCTCGAACTCGCCAGTCAGTTCGGCGCGACCCGCACCGTTCTCCTGTCTCTTGATCGTGAGGAACTCGTCGATCGCCTCGCAAGCTTGACGGCGGGCCGCGGCGCGGACGTGGTCTTCGAAATGACTGGAGCGCCACCGGCGGTCGAACTCGGGCTCGCCCGCGCGCGGGTCGGCGGAACGGTTGTTCTCGTCGGCAGCGTCTCGCCCGTTGGGTCCATCGAAGTTCATCCCGACCAGATCGTGCGGCGGTGTTTGCGGATCGTCGGCGTCCACAACTACGCGCCGCCCGACCTGTCGGCCGCAGTCCGGTTCCTCGCCGCCAACGCGAGCCGGTTCCCGTTCGCCGATCTCGTGACCCGGCGGTTCTCGCTAGCCGACGCGGAGGCCGGGTTTCATTTCGCCGAGACCGAGCGGCCGGTGCGGGTGGCCGTCGTGACAAATTGACAGACGCCAAGTAATCCCTTTGTTTGAGACGACCGCGGCCGTAATATTGAATACCCTACTCCCGATCGGGCCCGCCGGTCGATCGAACGCCAAGGGGGATTCATGGCTCGCCCTGTCCACAACCGCTTTCTGTGCGTGGTTCTGTTCGCGGCAACGAGTGTTACTCTGGCTGCCCGAGGCGCCGACACGCCCAAGACGGCCGAGGCGCCCGCCGACCCGGACAAGGCCCTCGTCGCCGCCCTCGCCGGCGACAAGCCTCTTCAGAAGGGTGAACACAAGACGGTCCGGGCCGCTTTCGTGAAGCACTTCGAGGCGAAACACGCCGACCTCATTAAGGTCGGGTTCGGCGACGACTTCGACAAAATCACGAAGTGGCTCGACGCGAACGCCGAGATCAAGGAGATGCTGTACACGGCCATCGACCCCGACGCGGACAACATCGCGGGCGCGTTAGAGATCCTCCGCAGCCTCTACGCCCTCGGGCCGGACAAACTGAAGCTCTACGCGAACGCGGCCATTGCCCTGGCCGTCACCTGGGACAACCCGCAGGCCGTTTACGACTACCGAGGCCACCAGGTCCGGACACACAGCATCATGCCGCAGGGGGTCGATAAGGTCGGCGTGGTCGAGAACTACGAATATCTGACCAAAGCCGATGGACCGATCAAGGCCGCGGCCCAGGGGTTCCCGTGGGAATTCCTGGTTCACGTGGTCAACCACCACACGCCGACGAACGAGCGGGCGTGGGCCGTCAAGAACTACGGCAAGCGACGGGCGGGCATCGGCAGCAGCTACAAGGACATCGTCTACGACATGGAGATGCTCCTCACCGATTCGAAGTTGTGCAAGCTCAACAACCAGCCGTATACGTTGGAGAGCATCAAGAAGCACGGCGGCGTCTGCGCCATGCAGGCGGATTTCGCGGCCCGGGTGGCCAAGAGCCTCGCGGTGCCGGCCGAATACGTCGGCGGGGAGTCAAACTCGGGCGGCCTGCACGCGTGGGTGATGTGGGTCGAGGTCCGGGCCGTCCAGAAGGACAAGATCGATTTCGTCCTCGCCTCCGAGGGCCGGTACCTGGGCGACCAGTATTACATCGGCACCCTCCTCGACCCGAAGACCGGCAAGGAGATGACCGACCGCGACATGGAGCGGCGGCTCACCTTCGTCGGTCTGAACCCGCAAACGTCGCGGCAAGCCGACCTACTCATGCGGGCGTACCCGGCCGTCCGCGACGCCAAGGACATGACCGCCAGCCAGCAGGCCGCGTACCTCGGCAAAATCCTCGACCTCTTCCCCGGCTCCGAGCGGGCGTGGCTCGCGCTGGCGGAGCTGTACAAGGAGGGGAAGTTGACCGACCCGGCAGCCGCCCGCCAACTGGCCGAGCGGGCGTTTACGACCTTCGCCAAGTTCCCGGACTTCACCTGGAAGGTTATCGACGACCTGTTGACGCCGGTGCGGGACAAGGCGGTCCGCACGCGGTTGTTCGAGCGGCTGGTGGCGTCGTTCGAGGGGTTGGGCCGCCCGGACCTGGCGTGCGAGGCCCGGCTGAAGCTGACCGAGTATCAGGGCGACGCGAAGGACTGGAAGAAGGCGGCCGAGGGGCTGGCGTTCACGATCCGCAAGTTCCCGTCCGAGGGTCGGTACGTGCCCAAGATGATGACCCGGCTGCAGGAGGTGTGCAAGGAGTACAAGGGCGGCACCGACCTGCTCGGCAAGTTCTACCTGGACCTCCTCCCGCAGATCCCGAAGAAGCGGGGCGACGAGGTGAGCAAGTACTGCGTGAAGATGCACGAGCAGGCGCTCGACTTCTACAAAACCAACAACAAAACCCGGGAAGCCGCCCTGATCGAACAGCAACTCGCCGCCCTGGGGCGGGGCGGAAATTGACGCCGGGCGGAGCGGGGCACGGGGAAATTTTGTCGTGCGTCCCGGCGGCAGGGCTACTCACCGGTTGAGTTTGGAGGAACCGAGTGAGTTGGGTATACGGTGACCTCCCGCAAACGGAGGCTCCAATGCCCACCCCGTCGCTGATCGATCGACTCGCCGAACTGACCGATCCCCGAGACCCCAAAGGTCGCATCTACCCGCTCGTCCCGCTTCTGACGCTCGTTCTCGTCGGCACACTGGCCGGGCACACGTCGGTCGCCGCCATCGCCCACTTCGGACGGCTCCGCGGCCAACGGCTCGGACACGCCCTCGGGTTCCGCAACGGCAAGATGCCGTGCGCGAACACGATCACCAACCTCCTGGCGGCTCTCGACCCCGACCACCTCGACCGCATCCTCGGGGACTGGCTGAACGACCGACACGCGGCCGGATGGGACCACATCGCGTTGGACGGCAAGACCCTCCGCGGAACCCGGGACGGGGATCAACCGGCCGTCCACCTGTTGGCCGCGTATGCCCCTCAGGCGGCGGCCGTCATCGGCCAGATGCGGGTCGCGGCCACCACGAACGAACATAAGGCCGCCCTCCGGTTGCTCGGCGTCCTCCCGCTGGTGGGGACGATGGTGACGGCCGACGCCATCTTCACCCACGCCGACACGTGCGACGCAATCCTCACACGCGGCGGGGATTACATCCTGTACGCGAAGGACAACCCGCCCACCCTCCGGGCCGACCTCGAAGACCTGTTCACCGCCGCCGAATCCGGCGGCTTTCCCCCCCGGTGCCCCATCCGACTGGCACGCGGACGCGCAGACGGCCACCTCGTCGGGTAAGCAGCACGGTCGCCGGGAGCGCCGGACGATCACGACGAGCACCTGGCTCAACGAGTACCTGACCGACTGGCCGGGTGTTCGTC encodes the following:
- a CDS encoding S8 family peptidase, which codes for MFEEIFAILSPDRILRDPRATGDGVSVAVIDSGVERAVLEEKFLKQKVEIRPIEGAVFRPEDTTPRPYDGHQSSPHGTTVADIILTIAPRAKLYSADVFGPQGTCEVETVIAALRHAIEVWKVKVINLSLGVPEHRLQQLPRRQQLLKAIEEAYFKDVLVFAAAHNEHPLTRSYPAVFAPPLISVDKALFDDPLQFAYKLRESIEFQAHARGYLGPFAREPATSWATPHLAGIAARILSLKPDLKPFEIKTILYWMFRAAGENGA
- a CDS encoding MFS transporter; its protein translation is MSATAAPAPVDPQVGASTPAVPVLDEARAAARLRRWRTITLVTLLTGYAGYYICRSNWAVAKPLMLEAFKDQGITKAELGDVESVALLAYAGGKLLSGVVTDFLGGRGVFLFGMIASAVCTVMFGFAGGLTALFVVAAANRFVQSMGWGGLVQVTGRWFPAGTHGTVLGILSMSYLLGDAIAKVYLGLFARTDNWQDIFFISAATLAVVTVGCYIFLKSSPTAIGAVEPPPNPANVFGDAADGPPPSVRALVVPLLTSTTFWLVCFMNGGLTLIRETFRSWTPTYLKEVQSLSPEDASLYASLLSFAGAAAAFGTGCVTDLFRGRFGVVMAPMLAITSLGLAWLAMRPGGGSLGGLMVLLCTISFFVLGPYTLCSGVLALGLGGKRGGATAAGVIDTAGYLAGTLAGSGIGRLAEAHGWSTAFAALAGVAAGTFVITVVYALHERSRRPLVRVPVETT
- a CDS encoding zinc-binding dehydrogenase, whose product is MISAMVFDGPDRPLRSSTFSRPVLGSGAALVRNHLCTLCGSDLHTFFGRRREPVPTVLGHEAVGVIEELGPGGLVDVDGARVEIGDRVVWAVAGSCGTCFFCTHDLPQKCESLFKYGHQVVTPDRGPLGGLATHCHLLPGTAVVKVPDAVPDELAAPAACATATVAAAMRAGGDVRDGVVLVLGAGLLGLTTCAMARANGAGEVVAADTDSRRLELASQFGATRTVLLSLDREELVDRLASLTAGRGADVVFEMTGAPPAVELGLARARVGGTVVLVGSVSPVGSIEVHPDQIVRRCLRIVGVHNYAPPDLSAAVRFLAANASRFPFADLVTRRFSLADAEAGFHFAETERPVRVAVVTN
- a CDS encoding ISAs1 family transposase, coding for MPTPSLIDRLAELTDPRDPKGRIYPLVPLLTLVLVGTLAGHTSVAAIAHFGRLRGQRLGHALGFRNGKMPCANTITNLLAALDPDHLDRILGDWLNDRHAAGWDHIALDGKTLRGTRDGDQPAVHLLAAYAPQAAAVIGQMRVAATTNEHKAALRLLGVLPLVGTMVTADAIFTHADTCDAILTRGGDYILYAKDNPPTLRADLEDLFTAAESGGFPPRCPIRLARGRADGHLVG